The following proteins are co-located in the Tripterygium wilfordii isolate XIE 37 chromosome 2, ASM1340144v1, whole genome shotgun sequence genome:
- the LOC120007732 gene encoding receptor-like protein kinase HERK 1: MMMEFRKVHLLIWVFSILNLTCFSSGFSPVDNYLIDCGSTSNTTVGDRVFVSESHASRFLSTPREIFAKISKSVTSSDDSPLYETARILDGTSKYSFSIGKSGRHWIRLYFYPFVHDSYNMSKANFTVSAQNFVLLSDFGTATNLVKEFSVNVTSDTLVITFTPVSNSFAFLNALEVVSVPDEIITDDAGTYSPNGRFQGLLSQALETVARVNMGGPTVSFENDTLWRTWVPDRSFIVQTNLAANVSNIRAVNYVKGGATPDIAPNTVYGTATKMNSADDPNSNFNVTWEFSVDPGFQYLVRFHFCDIVSKSLNQLYFNVYIDTSIVVGDLDLSSYLVNTLAAAYYADYVTPLTASSKLRVSIGPSTTINVYPDAILNGLEILKMNNSMGSLSGPATISSATGSKKNVGAIVGGSIGAFIAVLFIGIIFTLCRKRRRLTHGPSKSWIPLSVNGGNSHTTVSKYSNGTAVSTGSNLGYCYPFAAIQEATNNFDESWVIGIGGFGKVYKGTLADGTKVAVKRGNPRSQQGLAEFQTEIEMLSQFRHRHLVSLIGYCDEKNEMILIYEYMENGTLKGHLYGSGLPNLSWKQRLEICIGAARGLHYLHTGYAKAVIHRDVKSANILLDENFMAKVADFGLSKTGPEIDQTHVSTAVKGSFGYLDPEYFRRQQLTEKSDVYSFGVVLFEVVCARPVIDPSLPREMVNLAEWAMKWQTRGQLEQIIDSNLVGRIQPDSLRKFGETAEKCLADFGVDRPSMGDVLWNLEYALQLQTAVPEGDPKENSTNMIGELAPQINNFSQADSNVSVTQFEASSVDDLSGVSMSRVFAQLVKSEGR; this comes from the coding sequence ATGATGATGGAGTTTAGAAAAGTTCATTTGCTCATATGGGTCTTTTCAATCTTGAATTTGACATGCTTTTCCAGTGGATTTTCTCCTGTAGACAATTACCTTATAGACTGTGGATCAACCTCCAATACTACGGTAGGTGATCGTGTCTTTGTTTCTGAAAGCCATGCTTCTCGCTTCCTTTCAACCCCACGAGAAATCTTTGCCAAGATTTCAAAATCAGTCACTTCATCTGATGATTCACCGCTCTATGAGACGGCAAGGATCCTTGATGGAACCTCAAAATATAGTTTTTCGATTGGGAAATCCGGGAGACACTGGATCCGCCTTTACTTTTATCCCTTTGTTCATGACAGCTACAACATGAGCAAGGCAAATTTCACTGTCTCTGCCCAAAATTTTGTCCTCCTGAGTGATTTTGGCACGGCCACTAATCTTGTCAAAGAATTTTCAGTAAATGTAACCTCAGATACTCTTGTTATCACTTTCACCCCTGTCAGCAACTCGTTTGCATTCTTGAATGCCTTAGAAGTTGTTTCTGTTCCTGATGAAATCATTACTGATGATGCCGGAACCTATAGTCCGAATGGCAGATTCCAAGGCCTGCTTTCACAAGCATTGGAGACAGTTGCAAGAGTGAACATGGGTGGACCAACAGTCTCCTTTGAAAATGACACCCTCTGGCGAACTTGGGTTCCTGATCGAAGTTTCATAGTACAGACAAATCTTGCTGCGAATGTTTCCAATATTAGAGCTGTGAATTATGTGAAGGGGGGTGCAACTCCAGATATTGCACCAAATACTGTATATGGTACTGCTACAAAGATGAACTCAGCGGATGATCCCAACAGCAATTTTAACGTTACCTGGGAGTTCAGTGTGGATCCTGGATTTCAGTACCTTGTTCGCTTTCACTTTTGCGACATAGTGAGCAAATCTCTCAACCAGCTTTACTTCAATGTTTATATTGACACCTCTATCGTTGTTGGGGATCTTGATCTGAGTTCTTATCTGGTTAACACTTTGgctgctgcatattatgcggaTTATGTCACACCGTTGACTGCTAGCAGCAAGCTTCGTGTAAGCATTGGCCCTTCTACTACTATCAATGTTTATCCTGATGCCATTCTGAATGGACTGGAGATATTGAAAATGAACAATTCCATGGGCAGCCTCAGTGGACCAGCCACTATTTCTTCAGCTACAGGTTCGAAGAAAAATGTGGGAGCGATTGTGGGTGGGAGCATCGGAGCATTTATTGCAGTGTTGTTTATAGGAATTATCTTTACTTTGtgcagaaagagaagaagattgacacaTGGTCCTTCCAAGTCATGGATTCCTTTGTCTGTGAATGGAGGAAACTCTCACACTACGGTAAGTAAATACTCTAATGGAACAGCAGTTAGCACTGGATCAAACTTGGGATATTGCTATCCTTTTGCAGCAATTCAAGAGGCCACAAACAACTTCGATGAAAGTTGGGTTATTGGAATTGGTGGGTTTGGAAAGGTATACAAGGGAACACTAGCTGATGGCACAAAAGTGGCTGTTAAGAGGGGAAATCCGCGTTCCCAACAAGGACTTGCAGAGTTTCAGACGGAAATTGAGATGTTGTCTCAGTTCCGCCATCGCCATTTAGTTTCATTAATTGGGTATTGTGACGAGAAGAATGAGATGATATTGATTTATGAATATATGGAAAATGGGACCCTAAAGGGTCACCTCTATGGCTCAGGTCTTCCCAACTTGAGTTGGAAGCAGAGGCTCGAGATATGCATTGGAGCAGCTAGAGGGCTTCACTATCTCCATACGGGCTATGCAAAAGCTGTTATCCATCGCGACGTAAAATCTGCAAATATCTTGCTTGATGAGAATTTCATGGCCAAAGTTGCTGATTTTGGACTCTCAAAGACAGGTCCCGAGATCGATCAGACCCATGTGAGTACAGCAGTAAAAGGGAGTTTTGGTTACTTAGATCCAGAATATTTCAGAAGGCAACAGTTGACAGAGAAATCTGACGTGTATTCATTCGGCGTGGTTTtatttgaagttgtttgtgCAAGACCTGTGATAGATCCTTCACTCCCTAGGGAAATGGTGAACTTGGCTGAATGGGCGATGAAATGGCAAACGAGAGGTCAGCTGGAGCAAATAATTGATTCCAATCTGGTCGGCAGAATCCAACCAGATTCTCTGAGGAAGTTTGGAGAAACTGCTGAGAAATGCTTGGCCGACTTTGGTGTTGACAGGCCTTCTATGGGAGATGTCTTATGGAACTTGGAGTATGCCCTTCAACTTCAAACAGCAGTTCCTGAAGGTGATCCAAAAGAGAATAGTACCAATATGATTGGCGAGCTCGCTCCTCAAATAAACAACTTCAGTCAGGCCGATAGCAATGTTTCTGTTACACAATTCGAAGCATCGAGCGTGGATGATCTATCAGGTGTTTCCATGAGTCGGGTGTTCGCGCAGCTTGTGAAGTCTGAGGGTAGGTGA